In Equus quagga isolate Etosha38 chromosome 14, UCLA_HA_Equagga_1.0, whole genome shotgun sequence, the genomic stretch AGGTCAGCTGCACCATCAGTAGAATATGAAacagggagacagaaaaaatGACCGACCAAAACATCAGAACCAAGATGCAGCAGAGTCGTGGGTTCATGATGACCACGTAGTGCAGGGGGTGGCAGATGGCCACAAaccggtcataggccatcacagtCAGGAGGAAACTATCCATTCCagcaaaaaccataaaaaaatacaCCTGACTGAGACATCCTATGTAGGAGATATCTTTGCTCTGTGTCTGGATATTCATTAGCATCTTTGGGATAGTGGTGGAGATGAAGCAGATGTCAACAAAGGACAGGTTTGAGAGGAANNNNNNNNNNAGAGGATCCCGGTGAGAGGAAATGCACACAGGAGGGCAGTGGCCACAATACAAGGAGATATTATTGATGAGAGTGTCAGAGCAGGCCACCTTGAGAACCTGAGCCAGTTCACAGAAGAAAGGTGGAATTTCAGTGCCTATGCAGAAGGTCAGTCGCACCATCAGTAGAATATGAAACAGGGAGACAGATAAAATGATCAACCAACACATCAGAACCAAGATGCAGCAGAGTCGTGGGTTCATGATGACCATGTAGTGCAGGGGGTGGCAGATGGCCACAAATCTGTCATAGGCCATCATAGTCAGGAGGAAACTATCCATTCCagcaaaaaccataaaaaatacacCTGAGTGAGACATCCTGTGTAGGAGATGTTCTTGCTCTGTGTCTGGATGTTCACTAACATCTTTGGGATGATTGTGGAGATGAAGCAGATGTCAACAAAGAACAtgtttgaaaggaagaagtacatgaGGGTGTAGAGGTGAGAGTCATAGCTGATAGTCAGGATGATGAGCAGGTTCCCGAGCACAGTGACCAGGTACATAGACAAGAACACCCCAAAGAGCAAGGGCTGCAATTCTGGATCCTCTGAGAGACCCATGAGGAGGAATTCTGATACTTCTGTGTGGTTTCCTGCTTCCATGTAGCTGGTgtggaagaaagcagaaataatgtttaatgaaCATGCAACTGACACCTTAGCTAGAAAGCATCACTTGATTCCACCTGTAGCTGGACAAACTTCACCCTCTGTTGAGTCTTTCCAATGAATGATTCCCTCAATCAATTAGTacccatttccattttatatgtgtgtaaCAGACTTTCTTTAATTAagcagaaatctctctctctttacctccTACTCACTGGTTCTAATTTTCCTATTCAAATCTGTGGACATAAACCAATTTTGTCTTTGATATGACTCTTCCAACATCATTGAAGACATTGAAGAACTTTTCTTGGGTACTCTCCCTACTTCCTTCATTCTAATAACTGTAATAGTAATTAAGACCTGGGGTTTCAACCCAGACAACCTTAACTCTGTGATCTCATGCTTCCTATTGATGTTACAGTTGACTCTTATATgccataattttttctttctaaaaatgtaattGCTGCATTACCTTCTTTGCCAGGTTAGAAATGCCTTTAtggaggagtgacatcagcatcatggcagagtaagttgttccctctgtctctcccctctaagttataACTAAACAGATGTCCATTAACCAAAAGAGGATTCTCTACACAAGACATCAGGATACCTGAGAGATTCATGCAGCTATATATTTGAAGGTGGGTGGACAGGACCTTCAGGAATCAGTGAAACTAAAGGAGTGGGCCCCGCCCCCTTGCCAGCAGCAGTGATCCAGGTCATACAACTTGACACAGTAGCCAGCACAACTGTGAGTGGAAGAGGGCCAGCCCAGGCTGCATGCAAACACTTTTGGAGAGGTAGCCCAGCCTGAGGGTGTACCAACACACTACAGCTGCTGAACCCTTGCAAACACTCCCCATTGAATAGCAGCAGCTCAGCTCACACAAAGGCACCCTGCCCACTGAGCACAGCAGCCCTGCTCACATGAGAAAAACCTGCCAAGTGCCTACAGCTAGCCCTTGTGAACCCAGAGCAGCCCAACAGGCACAACTACCAGCAGATGCCACGAGAAAAAAACCACATCTCCTACCCACCCTGCCATGATAAcagtggaatctgcaaccagatactatgACTAATGTGCTGGGAGAGGACCAATTCGTCAacaacaccatgaagaactaccaTAACACtacagaacagaaggaaaatggtaaGACTCCAGAAACCAagcttgaagtcacagaagattacaatctaaatgacagagaattcaaaatagctgtcataaaggaACTTGgcgagttacaagaaaatgcagagagatggtgtcaagatggcaacataggtggactctgaactcacttcttCCCATAGACacacaaatttacaactactcttggaacaattacccctgagagagctgaaacctggataaaaagaacccccacaacaagggattGTGCTGagtaagaaggaaaaagcaaaaatacatttctggagagaaaaaaagccatcttTGAGCCACAGTGCTTCATGGCAAACTGGGAGCAATgcttaaggtatgaagccttcacTGGTGaagtgggggatctgagcaggggagcattaccactataaacagcttttggactcagtgcaactgagacaagggtcataatatctggctttgctgactattaactacaacagagaatacccccagaaaagctactggacataagggaaaaaagcctgctcttaaatggcccacacacaaattcacccatttcagaaagcagcctaaaatcaccagaaagaaatatgcagtcttttggtgaaaagagactctcTTGATAGGTTATGTATGCACTTCAGTGAGAGATGAGAACTTcctagggactgagacattggtggtagCTGTTATTGTGACCTATTATAGGCATGCTGTCACAGAAagagcccaggggtctgccccacccactagagcactgatttaattcagttcagccagggcaggcagcccatgATAGGGACTagctccacccaacagcaagctcTCAGGCAACTTGTGAGGCCACATAGGTAGCGTGCCTGGAAACTCTTCCATCAcgcaagtgggtctgcctctgtggagcagggcATTCACAAGGGTCAGacctgcattggtggagtgtgtgggtcCACTGTAGTAGGGTGACTGGGTCCATCTCAGTTAGTCAGAGCACAGACGCGGTGCAGGACTGTGTTGACTGGGTCTGTGGCTCTGTAGGCAGTGGGGTTTGTCAGCTTCAGCAGACTTTTGCTTCTCAAACAatcacataggggatcagccctaccttccaaagcctgaaaaaattgTGTGCTTTCAtgcctggagccagccccaaacAGCTACAGGTCTGAGAAAGTTGACAACAGCCTCCCAGGATGGATGCTTTACAGCAATTATAAGCTTCTGAACCTAGTAACCACCTACACTGGGGTCTTACTCACTTAAGAGAAacactgcaacaggaatgtgctattagatttTGCAGCCAAATGTGCTAGGGCTCCCCACATCCAACAACGTGAGTGAAGGGTTCATAGAAGCAACAAGctgctgagcattacaaccagctggccagggggacagcctaggcTCCCCAGGGACCTGACAGAAAGCAACACTGACACAATATAAGGACACATGTACCcgacacaggggacactcctggaacatttgcaACTaatgacaagagggaagcacactgctgggcctcataagggatctcttacataaggtcacatttccaagatcaggagacatggCTGACCTAGatatagacacagagaaaaga encodes the following:
- the LOC124225066 gene encoding olfactory receptor 7D4-like; the encoded protein is MEAGNHTEVSEFLLMGLSEDPELQPLLFGVFLSMYLVTVLGNLLIILTISYDSHLYTLMYFFLSNLSFVDICFISTTIPKMLMNIQTQSKDISYIGCLSQVYFFMVFAGMDSFLLTVMAYDRFVAICHPLHYVVIMNPRLCCILVLMFWSVIFSVSLFHILLMVQLTFCIGTEIPHFFCELAQVLKVACSDTLINNISLYVATALLLVFPLTGILFSYSQIVSSLMRVGTSESKYKAFSTCGSHLSVISLFYGTGVGVYLSSAVTHSSQRSSIASVMYTVVTPMLNPFIYSLRNKDVKGALGRLLRRTASCL